A genomic window from Pseudomonas marvdashtae includes:
- the panD gene encoding aspartate 1-decarboxylase: protein MHAIMLKAKLHRAEVTHAVLDYEGSCAIDGEWLDLSGIREYEQIQIYNVDNGERFTTYAIRGEEGSRMISVNGAAAHKAKVGDRVIICAYAHYSEAELLNFKPRMLYMAPGNELSHTSNAIPVQVA, encoded by the coding sequence ATGCACGCCATCATGCTCAAGGCCAAGCTGCACCGCGCCGAAGTCACTCACGCCGTGCTCGATTACGAAGGCTCCTGCGCCATTGATGGTGAATGGCTGGACCTGTCGGGCATCCGTGAATACGAACAGATCCAGATCTACAACGTCGACAACGGCGAGCGCTTCACCACCTACGCCATCCGTGGCGAGGAAGGCTCGCGGATGATCTCGGTCAACGGCGCCGCGGCGCACAAGGCCAAGGTGGGCGACCGCGTGATTATTTGCGCCTACGCCCATTACAGCGAAGCGGAGCTGCTCAATTTCAAGCCGCGCATGCTGTACATGGCACCGGGCAACGAACTGAGCCACACCAGCAACGCCATTCCGGTCCAGGTTGCCTGA
- the folK gene encoding 2-amino-4-hydroxy-6-hydroxymethyldihydropteridine diphosphokinase, whose protein sequence is MERVYVGMGSNLAEPAEQLRSAIEALARLSETRLVGVSAFYQSDSLLPGQPRYTNAVAALDSSLAPLDLLDALQAIETGQGRERLERWGPRTLDLDILLFGDRLIDEPRLKVPHYHMQARAFVLYPLAELAPADLRLADGRLLKDLLAECPFLGLERLAHP, encoded by the coding sequence ATGGAACGCGTCTACGTCGGCATGGGCAGCAACCTGGCCGAACCCGCCGAACAGTTGCGCAGCGCCATCGAAGCGCTGGCGCGACTGTCCGAGACTCGGCTGGTGGGGGTTTCAGCGTTTTATCAAAGCGACTCCCTGCTCCCCGGCCAGCCGCGCTACACCAATGCCGTGGCGGCGCTGGACAGCAGCCTTGCGCCACTGGACTTGCTCGATGCGCTGCAAGCCATCGAAACCGGCCAGGGCCGCGAGCGCCTGGAGCGCTGGGGTCCGCGCACCCTCGACCTGGATATCCTCCTGTTCGGTGATCGGCTGATCGACGAGCCCCGCCTCAAGGTCCCTCATTACCACATGCAAGCCCGGGCCTTCGTGCTCTATCCGCTGGCAGAGTTGGCGCCCGCCGACCTGCGCCTGGCCGACGGCCGCCTGCTCAAGGATCTGCTCGCCGAGTGCCCGTTTCTCGGCCTCGAGCGCCTGGCCCATCCTTAG
- a CDS encoding polynucleotide adenylyltransferase PcnB produces the protein MLKKLFQSFRSPLRRTQHIRSTPEVLNSGQHSLQKAQFSRYAVNIVERLQNAGYQAYLVGGCVRDMLLNITPKDFDVATSATPEQIRAEFRNARIIGRRFKLVHIHFGREIIEVATFRANHPQSDEEEDSNQSSRNESGRILRDNVYGTLEEDAQRRDFTINALYYDPVSERILDYANGVHDIRNRLIRLIGDPKQRYQEDPVRMLRAVRFAAKLDFGIEKHSATPIRELAPMLREIPSARLFEEVLKLFLSGHAADTFEMLVDLQLFDPLFPASAEALEYNPTYTHTLISEALINTDLRIKQNKPVTPAFLFAALLWPALPARVLRLQERGMPPIPAMQEAAHELIAEQCQRIAIPKRFTMPIREIWDMQERLPRRSGKRADLLLDNPRFRAGYDFLLLRESAGEQTDGLGEWWTDYQDANDSERRDMIRELSGKDDGASGPRKRRRSSGAKRKRAGVPSASDE, from the coding sequence ATGCTGAAGAAGCTGTTCCAGTCATTCCGTTCTCCCTTGCGTCGTACGCAACACATTCGCAGCACGCCTGAAGTGCTCAACAGCGGCCAGCATTCATTGCAAAAGGCCCAATTCAGCCGTTATGCGGTGAACATCGTCGAACGCCTGCAGAACGCCGGCTACCAGGCTTATCTGGTCGGCGGGTGCGTGCGCGACATGCTGTTGAACATCACCCCCAAGGATTTCGACGTCGCCACCAGCGCCACGCCTGAGCAGATACGGGCCGAGTTTCGCAATGCACGAATCATCGGGCGCCGTTTCAAGCTGGTGCACATCCACTTCGGCCGCGAAATCATCGAGGTGGCGACGTTCCGCGCCAACCATCCGCAAAGTGATGAGGAAGAAGATAGCAACCAGTCTTCTCGCAACGAGAGCGGACGCATCCTGCGCGATAACGTCTACGGCACGCTGGAAGAAGACGCGCAACGCCGCGACTTCACCATCAATGCCCTCTATTACGACCCGGTCAGCGAGCGCATTCTCGATTACGCCAATGGCGTACATGACATCCGCAACCGTCTCATCCGGCTGATCGGCGATCCCAAGCAGCGCTACCAGGAAGACCCCGTGCGGATGCTGCGGGCCGTGCGTTTTGCCGCCAAGCTGGATTTCGGCATCGAGAAGCACAGCGCCACGCCGATTCGCGAACTGGCCCCGATGCTGAGGGAGATTCCTTCGGCGCGCCTGTTCGAGGAAGTCCTCAAGCTGTTCCTGTCGGGCCACGCCGCAGATACTTTTGAAATGCTCGTGGACCTGCAGTTGTTCGACCCCCTGTTCCCGGCCAGTGCCGAGGCGCTGGAATACAACCCTACCTACACCCACACCTTGATCAGCGAAGCGCTGATCAACACCGACCTGCGCATCAAGCAGAACAAACCGGTGACCCCAGCGTTCCTGTTCGCCGCCTTGCTCTGGCCTGCCCTGCCCGCCCGGGTATTGCGCTTGCAGGAGCGCGGCATGCCGCCGATCCCGGCAATGCAGGAAGCCGCCCATGAGCTGATTGCCGAACAGTGCCAGCGCATCGCGATCCCCAAACGTTTCACGATGCCGATCCGCGAGATCTGGGACATGCAGGAGCGCCTGCCACGGCGCAGCGGCAAACGTGCCGATCTGTTGCTGGACAACCCGCGTTTCCGCGCCGGCTATGACTTCCTGCTGCTGCGCGAAAGCGCTGGCGAACAGACCGATGGCCTGGGCGAATGGTGGACTGATTACCAAGATGCCAACGACAGCGAACGCCGCGACATGATCCGCGAGCTCAGCGGCAAGGACGACGGCGCCAGCGGCCCGCGCAAGCGTCGGCGCAGCAGTGGCGCCAAGCGTAAACGTGCCGGTGTGCCAAGCGCCTCGGACGAGTAA
- a CDS encoding sensor histidine kinase, translating into MPMSFSLTQMILISAAYLAVLFGVAWISERGMIPRAIIRHPLTYTLSLGVYASAWAFYGTVGLAYQYGYGFLSSYLGVSGAFLLAPVLLYPILKITRTYQLSSLADLFAFRFRSTWAGALTTIFMLVGVLPLLALQMQAVADSISILTREPVQHRVALSFCVLIILFTIFFGSRHIATREKHEGLVFAIAFESVIKLIAIGGVGLYALYGVFDGPQQLELWLLQNQTALAALHTPLQEGPWRTLLLVFFASAIVMPHMYHMTFTENLNPRSLVSASWGLPLFLLLMSLAVPLILWAGLKLGASTNPEYFTLGIGIAANNKALALLAYIGGLSAASGLIIVTTLALSGMALNHLVLPLYQPPAEGNIYRWLKWTRRALIVAIIMAGYGFYLMLGDGQDLANLGIVAFVATLQFLPGVLSVLYWPTANRRGFIAGLLAGILVWLVAMLLPLLGNLQGFYIPLLNMIYVLDDTSWHMAAIASLAANVLMFTLISLFTNASSEEASAAEACAVDNVRRPQRRELHAASPQEFATQLAKPLGAKAAQKEVEQALRDLYLPFDERRPYALRRLRDRIEANLSGLMGPSVAQDMVETFLPYKAGGENYVTEDIHFIESRLEDYHSRLTGLAAELDALRRYHRQTLQELPMGVCSLAKDQEILMWNKAMEELTGIAAQRVVGSRLSTLGEPWKGLLQGFIDLPDEHLHKQHLALDGQTRWLNLHKAAIDEPLAPGNSGLVLLVEDLTDTQMLEDKLVHSERLASIGRLAAGVAHEIGNPITGIACLAQNLREEREDDGELTEISGQILEQTKRVSRIVQSLMSFAHAGGHQHNDEPVCLAEVAQDAIGLLALNRRNFEVQFFNLCDPDHWVDGDPQRLAQVLINLLSNARDASPAGSAVRVKSEAFEHTVDLIVEDEGSGIPQNIMDRLFEPFFTTKDPGEGTGLGLALVYSIVEEHYGQITIDSPADVQSQRGTRIRVTLPRHVEATSAVN; encoded by the coding sequence ATGCCGATGAGCTTTAGCCTGACCCAGATGATCCTGATCAGCGCCGCCTACCTGGCGGTGCTGTTCGGCGTGGCCTGGATCAGCGAACGAGGCATGATCCCACGGGCGATCATCCGCCATCCGCTGACCTACACCCTGTCGCTGGGCGTATATGCCAGCGCTTGGGCGTTCTATGGCACGGTTGGCCTGGCCTATCAGTACGGCTACGGTTTTCTGTCCAGCTACCTCGGGGTCTCCGGTGCGTTCCTGCTGGCGCCGGTGCTGCTTTATCCGATCCTGAAAATCACCCGCACCTACCAGCTCTCATCGCTGGCCGACCTGTTCGCCTTTCGTTTCCGCAGCACCTGGGCCGGCGCGCTGACCACCATCTTCATGCTGGTCGGCGTCTTGCCGCTGTTGGCCCTGCAAATGCAGGCCGTGGCTGACTCAATCAGTATCCTGACCCGCGAACCGGTGCAGCATCGCGTGGCGTTGAGCTTCTGCGTCCTGATCATCCTGTTCACGATTTTCTTCGGCTCCCGGCACATCGCCACCCGGGAAAAGCACGAAGGCCTGGTGTTCGCGATCGCCTTTGAGTCGGTGATCAAGCTGATCGCCATCGGCGGTGTCGGCCTCTATGCCTTGTACGGAGTATTCGACGGTCCGCAGCAGCTTGAGCTCTGGCTGCTGCAGAACCAGACCGCCCTCGCCGCCTTGCACACGCCCTTGCAAGAAGGCCCATGGCGCACACTGCTGTTGGTGTTCTTCGCTTCGGCGATCGTGATGCCGCACATGTACCACATGACGTTTACCGAAAATCTCAATCCCCGCTCGCTGGTCAGTGCAAGCTGGGGCCTGCCGCTGTTCCTGCTGTTGATGAGCCTGGCCGTGCCGCTGATCCTCTGGGCCGGGCTGAAACTGGGCGCCAGTACCAACCCGGAATACTTCACCCTGGGCATCGGCATCGCCGCGAACAACAAAGCCTTGGCCTTGCTGGCTTATATCGGCGGCCTGTCGGCGGCCAGCGGATTGATCATCGTGACCACGCTGGCGCTGTCAGGCATGGCCCTCAATCATCTGGTGCTGCCGCTGTACCAGCCGCCAGCGGAGGGAAATATCTACCGCTGGCTGAAATGGACTCGTCGGGCGCTGATCGTGGCGATCATCATGGCTGGCTACGGCTTCTACCTGATGCTGGGCGATGGGCAGGACCTGGCTAACCTGGGCATCGTCGCGTTCGTCGCAACCTTGCAGTTCCTGCCCGGCGTGCTGTCGGTGCTGTATTGGCCAACCGCCAACCGTCGAGGCTTTATCGCCGGGCTGTTGGCGGGGATCCTGGTTTGGCTGGTCGCCATGCTCTTGCCGCTGCTCGGCAACCTGCAAGGTTTCTATATTCCGCTGCTGAACATGATCTACGTGCTGGACGACACCAGTTGGCACATGGCAGCCATCGCCTCGCTGGCGGCGAACGTGCTGATGTTTACCCTGATTTCACTGTTCACCAACGCCAGCAGTGAAGAAGCCAGCGCCGCCGAAGCCTGCGCGGTGGATAACGTTCGTCGTCCGCAACGCCGCGAATTGCATGCCGCCTCACCCCAAGAGTTCGCTACGCAACTGGCCAAGCCCCTCGGTGCCAAGGCCGCGCAAAAGGAAGTCGAACAGGCCCTGCGCGACCTTTACCTGCCATTCGATGAACGCCGCCCCTACGCCTTGCGCCGCTTGCGGGATCGGATCGAAGCCAACCTGTCCGGCCTGATGGGCCCCAGCGTGGCCCAGGACATGGTCGAAACCTTCCTGCCTTATAAGGCGGGCGGCGAAAACTACGTGACCGAAGACATCCACTTCATCGAAAGCCGCCTCGAGGACTACCATTCGCGCCTCACCGGCCTGGCCGCCGAGCTGGATGCCCTGCGCCGCTATCACCGTCAGACCCTGCAGGAACTGCCGATGGGCGTCTGCTCCTTGGCCAAGGATCAGGAGATCCTCATGTGGAACAAGGCCATGGAAGAGCTGACCGGCATCGCCGCCCAGCGCGTGGTCGGCTCGCGCCTGAGCACCTTGGGCGAGCCGTGGAAAGGTCTGCTGCAAGGCTTCATCGATCTGCCCGACGAACACCTGCATAAACAACACCTGGCGCTCGACGGCCAGACCCGTTGGCTGAACTTGCACAAAGCGGCCATCGACGAGCCGCTGGCGCCCGGTAACAGCGGTTTGGTGCTGCTGGTTGAAGACCTGACCGACACCCAGATGCTCGAAGACAAGCTGGTCCACTCCGAACGGCTGGCCAGCATCGGTCGACTGGCCGCCGGCGTCGCCCACGAAATTGGCAACCCCATCACTGGCATCGCCTGCCTGGCCCAGAATCTGCGCGAAGAGCGCGAGGACGACGGCGAGCTGACGGAAATCAGCGGCCAGATCCTCGAACAGACCAAGCGCGTGTCACGCATCGTCCAGTCCTTGATGAGTTTCGCCCATGCCGGCGGCCACCAGCACAACGACGAACCGGTCTGCCTGGCCGAAGTGGCCCAGGACGCCATAGGCCTGCTGGCGCTCAACCGACGCAATTTCGAAGTCCAGTTTTTCAACCTGTGCGATCCGGATCATTGGGTCGATGGCGACCCCCAGCGACTCGCCCAAGTGCTGATCAACCTGTTGTCCAACGCCCGCGACGCTTCACCGGCCGGCAGTGCGGTGCGCGTCAAGAGCGAAGCTTTCGAACATACTGTCGACCTGATCGTCGAAGACGAAGGCAGCGGTATCCCACAGAACATCATGGACCGATTGTTCGAACCTTTCTTCACCACCAAGGATCCTGGCGAGGGCACCGGTCTGGGCCTCGCACTGGTCTATTCCATCGTTGAAGAGCATTATGGACAAATCACCATCGACAGCCCGGCCGATGTTCAGAGCCAACGCGGCACCCGTATCCGGGTAACCTTGCCACGTCATGTCGAAGCGACGTCCGCTGTGAACTGA
- the gluQRS gene encoding tRNA glutamyl-Q(34) synthetase GluQRS, protein MTASYIGRFAPTPSGHLHFGSLVAALASYLDARKAGGRWLLRMEDLDPPREEPGAQMAILKALESYGFEWDGEMVRQSDRHEAYQQVIDRLFSQGLAYACICSRKQLEPYQGIYPGLCRNAGHDTEDAAIRLRVPELEYHFIDRVQGEFRQHLGREAGDFVIRRRDGLYAYQLAVVLDDAWQGVTDIVRGADLLDSTPRQLYLQELLGLPQPRYLHVPLITQPDGHKLGKSYRSPPLAADQAAPLLLRALRALGQQPPCELDDANPRELLDWGSRHWDATLIPRTLTLPEAQIR, encoded by the coding sequence ATCACCGCCTCCTATATCGGTCGCTTCGCCCCTACACCAAGCGGCCACCTGCATTTCGGCTCGCTGGTCGCTGCACTGGCCTCGTACCTGGACGCCCGGAAGGCGGGCGGGCGCTGGTTGTTGCGCATGGAGGACCTCGATCCGCCACGGGAAGAACCCGGCGCGCAAATGGCAATCCTCAAGGCGCTGGAAAGCTACGGCTTTGAATGGGACGGCGAAATGGTGCGCCAGAGCGACCGCCATGAAGCCTACCAGCAGGTTATCGATCGTTTGTTCAGCCAAGGCCTGGCCTACGCCTGTATCTGTTCGCGCAAGCAACTGGAACCGTATCAAGGCATTTACCCGGGACTCTGCCGTAACGCCGGCCACGACACCGAGGACGCCGCCATCCGCCTGCGCGTCCCCGAGCTCGAATATCATTTCATCGATCGGGTCCAGGGCGAGTTCCGCCAGCACTTGGGTCGCGAAGCCGGTGACTTCGTGATCCGCCGTCGCGACGGACTCTACGCCTACCAGTTGGCCGTGGTGCTGGACGATGCCTGGCAGGGGGTCACCGATATCGTGCGGGGCGCCGACCTGCTGGATTCCACGCCGCGCCAGCTCTACCTGCAAGAGCTGCTCGGATTGCCGCAACCGCGTTACCTGCACGTGCCGTTGATTACTCAGCCGGACGGGCACAAGCTCGGCAAAAGCTACCGCTCGCCACCGCTGGCCGCCGATCAGGCCGCGCCGCTGCTGTTGCGAGCATTAAGGGCACTGGGCCAACAACCGCCTTGCGAACTGGACGACGCCAACCCTCGGGAGCTGCTGGATTGGGGCTCGCGTCACTGGGATGCGACGTTGATCCCGCGCACGCTGACCTTGCCCGAAGCGCAAATACGTTGA
- the panB gene encoding 3-methyl-2-oxobutanoate hydroxymethyltransferase, translating to MPAITLTTLQGLKQKGEKITMLTCYDATFAHACNEAGVEVLLVGDSLGMVLQGHDSTLPVTTAEMAYHVAAVKRGNTDALILADLPFMAYATLDQTMTNSAMLMQAGAHMVKVEGALWLADSIRLLAERGIPVCAHLGLTPQAVNILGGYKVQGRNENQARQMRADAIALEQAGAAMLLLECVPTELAEEITQAVKIPVIGIGAGSATDGQVLVLHDMLGLSITGRVPKFVKNFMAGQSTIQAALAAYVAEVKGVTFPGAEHGFSA from the coding sequence ATGCCAGCTATTACCCTGACCACGCTGCAAGGTCTCAAGCAAAAAGGTGAAAAAATCACCATGCTGACCTGCTATGACGCCACCTTCGCCCATGCCTGCAATGAGGCTGGTGTCGAGGTGCTGCTGGTGGGCGACTCCCTCGGCATGGTGCTGCAGGGTCACGACAGCACATTGCCGGTGACCACTGCCGAGATGGCCTACCACGTGGCCGCCGTCAAACGCGGTAACACCGATGCGTTGATCCTCGCCGACCTGCCGTTCATGGCCTATGCCACCCTCGATCAAACCATGACCAACAGCGCCATGCTGATGCAGGCCGGTGCCCACATGGTCAAGGTCGAAGGCGCGCTGTGGCTCGCCGACTCGATCCGCCTGCTGGCCGAACGCGGCATTCCCGTGTGCGCGCACCTGGGCCTGACCCCGCAGGCGGTGAATATCCTCGGCGGCTACAAGGTCCAGGGTCGTAATGAAAACCAGGCACGGCAGATGCGCGCCGATGCCATTGCCCTGGAGCAGGCGGGCGCGGCGATGTTGCTGCTCGAATGCGTACCCACCGAGCTGGCTGAAGAAATAACCCAGGCGGTGAAGATCCCGGTAATCGGCATCGGCGCTGGCAGCGCCACCGATGGCCAGGTGCTGGTGCTCCACGACATGCTCGGCCTGTCGATCACTGGTCGCGTGCCCAAGTTCGTGAAGAACTTCATGGCCGGGCAAAGCACCATCCAGGCCGCGCTCGCCGCTTATGTTGCCGAGGTGAAGGGCGTGACCTTCCCGGGCGCCGAACACGGATTCTCTGCATGA
- the dksA gene encoding RNA polymerase-binding protein DksA, protein MPTQAKQNQNQSLSGFEPYVPQPGEEYMGAPMRAHFTKILNKWKQDLMQEVDRTVDHMKDDAANFPDPADRASQEEEFSLELRARDRERKLIKKIDKTLQLIEDEEYGWCESCGVEIGVKRLEARPTADMCVDCKTLAEIKEKQVGK, encoded by the coding sequence ATGCCCACCCAAGCAAAGCAGAATCAAAATCAGTCGCTCAGCGGGTTTGAGCCATACGTGCCGCAACCGGGCGAAGAGTACATGGGCGCCCCGATGCGCGCGCACTTCACCAAGATCCTGAACAAGTGGAAACAGGACTTGATGCAGGAAGTCGACCGCACCGTTGACCACATGAAAGACGACGCTGCCAACTTCCCTGACCCGGCCGATCGTGCCAGCCAGGAAGAGGAATTCAGCCTTGAATTGCGCGCCCGCGATCGCGAGCGCAAGCTGATCAAGAAAATCGACAAGACTCTGCAACTGATCGAAGACGAAGAGTACGGCTGGTGCGAGTCGTGCGGTGTAGAGATCGGCGTCAAGCGACTGGAAGCACGCCCGACCGCTGACATGTGCGTCGACTGCAAGACCCTTGCGGAAATCAAGGAAAAACAGGTCGGCAAATAA
- a CDS encoding sigma-54-dependent transcriptional regulator: MPHILIVEDETIIRSALRRLLERNQYQVSEAGSVQEAQERFSIPTFDLIVSDLRLPGAPGTELIKLGQGTPVLIMTSYASLRSAVDSMKMGAVDYIAKPFDHDEMLQAVARILRDRQTATSQPSEPTNGKAASGKAGASNSNGEIGIIGSCPPMQDLYSKIRKVAPTDSNVLIQGESGTGKELVARALHNLSRRAKAPMISVNCAAIPESLIESELFGHEKGAFTGASAGRAGLVEAADGGTLFLDEIGELPLEAQARLLRVLQEGEIRRVGSVQSQKVDVRLIAATHRDLKSLAKIGQFREDLYYRLHVIALKLPPLRERGADVNEIASAFLARQSARVNRTDLKFAPDAEQAIRHYAWPGNVRELENAVERAVILCESPEISADLLGIDIELSDLDDDEFIGLAPQQGGANNNSHEPTEDLSLEDYFQHFVLEHQDHMTETELARKLGVSRKCLWERRQRLGIPRRKTGVASES, from the coding sequence ATGCCGCACATTTTGATCGTCGAAGACGAAACAATTATCCGCTCCGCCTTGCGCCGCCTGCTGGAACGCAACCAGTACCAGGTCAGCGAAGCCGGTTCTGTGCAGGAAGCACAAGAGCGCTTCAGCATTCCAACGTTTGACCTGATCGTCAGCGACCTGCGCCTGCCCGGCGCCCCCGGCACCGAACTGATCAAGCTCGGCCAGGGCACGCCCGTGCTGATCATGACCAGTTACGCCAGCCTGCGTTCGGCGGTCGACTCGATGAAAATGGGTGCCGTGGACTACATCGCCAAGCCCTTCGACCACGACGAAATGCTCCAGGCCGTGGCCCGGATCCTGCGCGATCGACAAACGGCGACCAGCCAGCCTTCGGAACCGACGAACGGCAAGGCGGCATCAGGCAAGGCAGGCGCCAGCAACAGTAACGGCGAAATCGGCATCATCGGTTCTTGCCCGCCCATGCAGGACCTTTACAGCAAGATTCGCAAAGTGGCACCGACCGACTCCAATGTCCTGATCCAGGGCGAGTCCGGTACTGGCAAGGAGCTGGTGGCCAGGGCGCTGCATAATCTTTCCCGTCGGGCCAAGGCACCGATGATTTCAGTGAACTGCGCAGCCATTCCGGAAAGCCTGATCGAGTCCGAGCTGTTCGGTCATGAAAAAGGCGCGTTCACTGGTGCCAGCGCCGGACGCGCCGGCCTGGTGGAAGCGGCGGATGGCGGCACGCTGTTCCTCGATGAAATTGGTGAACTGCCATTGGAAGCCCAGGCGCGATTGCTGCGGGTGCTCCAGGAAGGCGAAATTCGTCGAGTCGGTTCGGTCCAGTCGCAAAAGGTCGATGTACGCCTGATCGCGGCGACCCACCGAGACCTCAAGAGCCTGGCTAAAATCGGCCAGTTCCGGGAAGACTTGTATTACCGGCTGCACGTGATCGCCCTGAAGCTGCCGCCCCTGCGCGAACGCGGCGCGGACGTCAACGAGATCGCCAGCGCCTTTCTTGCCCGTCAGAGCGCGCGCGTCAACCGCACCGACCTGAAATTCGCCCCGGATGCCGAGCAGGCCATTCGTCACTACGCCTGGCCTGGTAACGTCCGTGAACTGGAAAACGCTGTGGAGCGAGCGGTAATCCTGTGCGAAAGCCCGGAAATTTCCGCTGACCTGCTGGGTATCGACATTGAATTGAGCGACCTGGACGATGACGAATTCATCGGTCTCGCACCTCAGCAAGGCGGTGCGAACAACAACAGCCACGAGCCTACCGAAGATCTGTCACTGGAAGACTACTTCCAGCATTTCGTCCTGGAACACCAGGATCACATGACCGAGACCGAACTGGCTCGCAAGCTGGGCGTGAGTCGCAAATGCCTGTGGGAACGCCGCCAACGCCTGGGTATCCCACGGCGCAAGACCGGGGTTGCCAGCGAGAGCTGA
- the panC gene encoding pantoate--beta-alanine ligase, which yields MNTVKTVRELRAAVARARSEGKRIAFVPTMGNLHSGHMALVTKAAQRADFVVASIFVNPLQFGAGEDLDKYPRTLAADQEKLLQAGCHLLFAPSVEEMYPDGMAGQTRVSVPQLSEGLCGASRPGHFEGVATVVSKLFNMVQPDLAVFGQKDFQQLAVIRALVHDLNMPIQIIGEPTVRAEDGLALSSRNGFLSAEQRAVAPVVYRALGQIAEAIKQGQRDYPALIAEQLKQLETAGLRPDYLEIRHAKTLRPAVAENRDLVILAAAFLGTTRLIDNLHLDLDAPA from the coding sequence ATGAACACCGTCAAGACCGTACGCGAACTGCGCGCCGCCGTGGCCCGTGCCCGCAGCGAAGGCAAACGTATCGCTTTCGTCCCGACGATGGGCAACCTGCACAGCGGCCACATGGCGCTTGTGACCAAGGCGGCGCAACGGGCCGACTTTGTCGTGGCGAGCATCTTCGTCAATCCGCTGCAATTCGGCGCTGGCGAAGACCTGGACAAATATCCCCGCACCCTGGCGGCCGACCAGGAGAAGCTGCTCCAGGCCGGGTGTCATTTGCTGTTCGCACCAAGCGTCGAGGAAATGTATCCCGACGGCATGGCCGGACAGACCCGCGTCAGCGTCCCACAGCTGTCCGAAGGCCTGTGCGGTGCCAGCCGGCCAGGGCATTTCGAGGGCGTGGCGACGGTGGTCAGCAAGCTGTTCAACATGGTCCAGCCGGATCTGGCAGTGTTTGGCCAGAAGGACTTCCAGCAACTGGCGGTGATCCGCGCTCTGGTCCATGACCTGAACATGCCGATCCAGATCATCGGCGAGCCTACCGTGCGCGCCGAAGACGGCCTGGCGCTGTCGTCGCGCAACGGCTTCCTCAGTGCTGAACAGCGGGCCGTCGCGCCGGTGGTCTACCGTGCCCTGGGCCAGATCGCCGAGGCGATCAAGCAGGGACAACGGGATTATCCGGCGCTGATCGCCGAGCAGCTCAAGCAACTCGAAACCGCCGGTCTGCGTCCCGACTATCTGGAAATCCGGCACGCCAAGACGCTGCGCCCGGCCGTGGCCGAGAATCGCGACCTGGTGATCCTGGCGGCCGCCTTCCTGGGCACCACCCGGTTGATCGACAACCTGCATCTGGACCTCGACGCGCCTGCCTGA